From one Microbacterium sp. 10M-3C3 genomic stretch:
- a CDS encoding helix-turn-helix domain-containing protein: protein MTVDASSGSVARAREHFFESSGRITLGVRQEIQMSWLRSRAWGVEPSAGGRFVGFEGSRSRLMRAAGRVLDAVMEDLGELDVSVILADSDARVIDRRTGDRRLTRLLDRVDMAPGFVFSEEVCGTNGLGTPIETGQLVKVGGHEHFIDGFVEFSCIGAPITDGVSKRVVGVIDVTTSADSGGEAAGGLLARQLAKAIEAELRRQRFRGEHRLLDHYLEETSRTRGAVVAIGERLVISNAAAAQLLWSSDLKRLRDRALWATSQARSAEADGADAGITSTSYADVDGHTVGAVFRMAATERHVASRVPHGTDHALPASDVGLVGAHQDFLAAYQMTATASPQVVTALVGEPGSGKHALALAGAHAAGMQATTIDCAVEEARHLQAELKNRTDLSEAVIFRHVNSPGAASAPSYAAVVRDAVESGKRVFLTFATEPGWGPGLLPDVDVVTVPVPALRERASDIPVLARHLAAGRDITDAAVRVLQRALWPGNIRELEQIVSAMTRDNPGDSPLDVEHIPVGLRRFIPHRPLTRLERAELMAILDALAATGSKKAAARDLGLSRSTLYRRLLQYGVDLDVRQL from the coding sequence GTGACCGTGGATGCCAGTTCAGGTAGCGTGGCCCGGGCGCGCGAGCACTTCTTTGAGTCGTCCGGCCGCATCACTCTTGGTGTGCGCCAGGAGATCCAGATGTCTTGGTTGCGTTCCCGGGCGTGGGGGGTGGAGCCGAGCGCCGGCGGACGCTTCGTCGGGTTCGAGGGTTCGCGGTCCCGGCTCATGCGGGCAGCGGGACGCGTGTTGGATGCGGTCATGGAGGATCTCGGAGAGCTCGACGTCAGCGTGATCCTGGCGGATAGTGATGCTCGGGTCATCGATCGCCGGACCGGCGACAGGCGTTTGACGCGCCTGCTGGATCGGGTCGACATGGCGCCCGGGTTCGTGTTCTCCGAGGAGGTCTGCGGCACCAACGGGCTGGGCACGCCGATCGAGACTGGGCAGCTTGTGAAGGTCGGTGGTCACGAGCACTTCATCGATGGTTTCGTCGAGTTCAGCTGCATCGGGGCGCCAATCACGGACGGCGTCTCGAAGCGGGTCGTCGGTGTCATTGATGTGACCACGTCGGCGGATTCCGGTGGCGAGGCGGCCGGGGGGCTGCTGGCGCGGCAGCTTGCGAAGGCGATCGAGGCCGAACTGCGCCGCCAGCGCTTCCGCGGCGAGCACCGATTGCTCGATCACTATCTCGAGGAGACGTCTCGAACCCGAGGGGCGGTCGTGGCGATCGGCGAACGGCTCGTGATCTCAAACGCTGCCGCCGCCCAGCTGCTGTGGTCCTCGGATCTCAAACGTCTTCGCGACCGTGCGCTCTGGGCCACGTCTCAAGCGCGCTCGGCCGAAGCAGACGGCGCCGATGCGGGTATCACCAGCACGTCCTACGCCGATGTCGACGGCCACACCGTGGGCGCCGTCTTCAGGATGGCGGCGACCGAACGACACGTGGCCAGTCGTGTTCCTCACGGCACCGATCACGCCCTCCCGGCGAGCGATGTCGGGCTGGTAGGTGCGCATCAAGATTTCCTCGCCGCCTATCAGATGACGGCGACGGCATCGCCGCAGGTCGTGACAGCGCTGGTCGGTGAGCCTGGCAGCGGGAAGCATGCGCTCGCGCTGGCGGGAGCGCACGCGGCCGGAATGCAGGCGACAACCATCGACTGCGCCGTCGAGGAGGCGCGGCACCTGCAGGCGGAGCTGAAGAACCGAACCGACCTCTCGGAGGCCGTGATCTTCCGCCATGTCAATTCCCCCGGCGCCGCGTCCGCGCCGTCGTATGCCGCGGTGGTGCGTGATGCCGTGGAGTCGGGTAAGCGAGTGTTCCTGACCTTCGCCACCGAGCCGGGCTGGGGCCCCGGACTGCTCCCGGACGTGGACGTGGTCACCGTCCCCGTGCCGGCGCTGCGCGAGCGCGCAAGCGATATCCCGGTATTGGCCCGTCACCTCGCGGCCGGGCGTGACATCACCGACGCCGCCGTGCGCGTGCTGCAACGCGCCCTGTGGCCAGGGAATATCCGTGAACTCGAACAGATCGTCTCCGCCATGACACGAGACAACCCCGGTGACTCACCGCTGGACGTGGAGCATATCCCCGTGGGGTTGCGGCGCTTCATCCCGCACCGGCCGTTGACTCGCCTGGAGCGGGCGGAGCTCATGGCGATCTTGGATGCGCTCGCCGCGACCGGCTCGAAGAAGGCCGCTGCCCGTGACTTGGGGTTGTCCCGCTCCACGCTCTACCGGCGCCTGCTTCAGTACGGCGTCGATCTCGATGTCCGGCAGCTGTGA
- a CDS encoding alcohol dehydrogenase: protein MHAFAIFQDDHTVTDVELPTPAPTGTEVLLRVVRSGVCHTDTHLREGYYDLGSRGRLNLIDRGVTYPLVLGHEVVGVVEAFGDEADGVTVGDHRLVYPWIGDGTCDACRAGHENLCPSPRNLGVARHGGYAEYILVPHPRYLLDVAGLDERWAATLACSGLTAYSAARKALPATASDPIVVIGVGGVGLMAIATLRALGHEAVIAVDVQERNLELARQLGATTTISAAQDDLGAALVSGAGGPVAAIVDFVNNSSTAPAAFAALRKGGTMVQVGLFGGELVVPTALLTLKIITIQGSFVGSLGELEELVELARRGALPHIPIIDGQFTASSVQESLDRLAAGGVPGRIVLSA, encoded by the coding sequence ATGCACGCGTTCGCGATCTTCCAAGACGATCACACCGTCACCGACGTGGAGCTGCCCACCCCGGCACCCACAGGCACCGAGGTGCTGCTGCGAGTGGTCCGCTCCGGGGTGTGCCACACCGACACGCACCTGCGTGAGGGCTACTACGACCTCGGCAGCCGGGGACGTCTGAATCTGATCGACCGGGGCGTGACCTACCCGCTCGTGCTCGGCCACGAAGTCGTCGGCGTGGTCGAGGCATTCGGTGATGAGGCGGACGGTGTCACTGTTGGCGATCATCGCCTCGTCTACCCGTGGATCGGCGATGGGACCTGCGACGCGTGCCGTGCCGGTCACGAGAACCTCTGCCCGTCCCCGCGCAACCTGGGGGTGGCCCGTCATGGCGGCTACGCCGAATACATCCTTGTCCCGCACCCCCGCTACCTCTTGGACGTCGCGGGACTCGACGAACGGTGGGCGGCCACGCTCGCCTGCTCCGGCCTGACCGCATACAGCGCGGCGCGCAAGGCGCTTCCGGCCACGGCATCCGACCCTATCGTGGTCATCGGGGTCGGCGGGGTCGGGCTGATGGCGATCGCGACACTGCGCGCCCTCGGCCATGAAGCCGTCATCGCCGTGGACGTGCAGGAACGAAACCTGGAACTGGCGCGACAGCTCGGGGCGACCACCACGATCTCGGCCGCCCAGGACGATCTGGGCGCCGCCCTCGTCTCCGGCGCAGGCGGCCCGGTCGCGGCGATCGTCGACTTCGTCAACAACTCTTCCACCGCTCCGGCCGCGTTCGCGGCGCTGCGCAAGGGAGGAACGATGGTGCAGGTCGGGTTGTTCGGCGGCGAGCTCGTGGTTCCCACCGCGCTGCTCACCCTGAAGATCATCACCATCCAGGGAAGCTTCGTCGGTTCCCTCGGAGAACTCGAGGAACTCGTCGAGCTGGCACGGCGCGGTGCGCTCCCGCACATCCCGATCATCGACGGTCAGTTCACAGCTTCGTCGGTTCAGGAGTCGCTGGACCGCCTCGCCGCTGGGGGCGTGCCCGGCCGTATCGTCCTCAGCGCCTGA
- a CDS encoding 3-hydroxyacyl-CoA dehydrogenase family protein, whose protein sequence is MNTVPPTVGVIGGGRMGAGIAQVFAQAGAQVTVIERDQASAQSARARLADGLRKAAERDASVDADAVTGWIDVSVDFQALQNADLVVEAVPEVFRLKVEALQTAERVVSESAWLATNTSSLSVTGLGGQLARPGQLCGLHFFNPVPPSALVEIVLTPSTDPDLRRQAGQWVTALGKTPIVVNDAPGFASSRLGVAIALEAMRMVEEGVASAEDIDKAMVLGYRHAAGPLRTSDLVGLDVRLGIAEYLHETLGERFAPPRILRDKVAAGELGRKTGRGFFDYA, encoded by the coding sequence ATGAACACCGTTCCTCCCACGGTCGGCGTGATCGGCGGCGGCCGCATGGGCGCTGGCATCGCTCAGGTGTTCGCCCAGGCGGGCGCGCAGGTCACAGTGATCGAGCGTGACCAGGCGTCGGCGCAGTCGGCCCGCGCACGGCTGGCGGATGGGCTCCGGAAGGCCGCTGAGAGGGATGCCTCGGTGGACGCGGATGCCGTGACAGGATGGATCGACGTCAGTGTCGACTTCCAGGCGCTTCAGAATGCGGACCTCGTGGTCGAAGCCGTGCCCGAGGTCTTCCGTCTCAAGGTCGAAGCGCTGCAGACAGCGGAGCGGGTCGTGAGCGAGTCCGCATGGCTGGCCACGAACACGTCATCGCTGTCGGTGACGGGCCTCGGCGGGCAGCTTGCCCGTCCAGGACAACTGTGCGGGCTGCACTTCTTCAATCCCGTGCCCCCTTCGGCGCTTGTCGAGATCGTGCTGACGCCGTCGACAGACCCGGACCTTCGGCGGCAAGCCGGACAGTGGGTGACCGCGCTCGGAAAGACCCCGATCGTCGTCAACGATGCGCCCGGTTTCGCGAGCTCGCGACTGGGCGTGGCGATCGCGCTGGAGGCGATGCGCATGGTCGAGGAGGGCGTGGCGAGCGCAGAGGACATCGACAAGGCGATGGTCCTCGGATACCGGCACGCCGCTGGGCCACTGCGCACGTCAGACCTGGTGGGACTGGACGTTCGTCTGGGGATCGCGGAATACCTTCACGAGACCCTGGGCGAGCGATTCGCGCCCCCGCGGATCCTCCGCGACAAGGTCGCCGCAGGGGAACTGGGGCGCAAGACCGGACGCGGCTTCTTCGACTACGCGTAG
- a CDS encoding enoyl-CoA hydratase/isomerase family protein, which produces MTTLILHESADRLRVELHRPEVRNAINEEMVDELHTVCARLEREPRILILTGSATPERGVFAAGADIRQLLERGRDEALTGINSGLFARIARLPMPVIAAVDGFAIGGGAELAYAADIRIASTRVVFGNPETAIGILAAAGATWRLAELVGEPLAKEILFTGRRLNAEEALRCGLVAAVHEPEQLLAAADALADRIAAQDPLAIRITKRVLAAPRDAHPLVDELAQAILFESEAKTQLMTRFLDRPQETR; this is translated from the coding sequence GTGACCACCCTGATACTCCACGAGAGTGCGGATCGACTGCGCGTCGAGCTGCACCGCCCCGAGGTGCGCAACGCCATCAACGAAGAGATGGTCGACGAGCTTCACACGGTCTGTGCGCGTCTGGAACGGGAACCCCGCATTCTGATCCTCACCGGATCCGCAACCCCCGAGCGGGGCGTCTTCGCCGCCGGGGCCGACATCAGGCAGCTTCTCGAACGCGGACGCGACGAGGCGCTGACGGGGATCAATTCCGGGCTGTTCGCCCGCATCGCGCGCCTGCCGATGCCGGTGATCGCCGCGGTGGACGGCTTCGCGATCGGCGGGGGAGCCGAGCTCGCCTACGCGGCAGACATCCGCATCGCGTCGACCCGGGTCGTGTTCGGCAATCCGGAGACGGCCATCGGCATCCTCGCCGCGGCGGGGGCGACGTGGCGGCTCGCCGAACTGGTCGGTGAACCGCTGGCCAAGGAGATCCTCTTCACCGGCCGCCGGTTGAATGCCGAAGAGGCGCTACGGTGCGGCCTGGTCGCTGCCGTCCACGAACCCGAACAGCTGCTGGCGGCAGCCGATGCTCTCGCCGACCGCATCGCCGCGCAGGACCCGCTGGCCATCCGCATCACCAAGCGCGTGCTCGCCGCCCCGCGGGATGCGCACCCTCTTGTCGACGAGCTCGCGCAGGCCATCCTCTTCGAGTCAGAGGCGAAGACGCAGCTCATGACCCGATTCCTTGACCGCCCCCAGGAGACCCGATGA
- a CDS encoding helix-turn-helix domain-containing protein, with protein MSIDTYSAASVRRAREQLLEAGVGADGLAPRTLDVPPEIERSWRRSFTAPGGYDPTATPAYHPFSGHAGRLRDTAQVVLARWAESLTDMRVALLVSDRSGRVIARNVGDPSHARRLDKVSAAEGFDFSESALGTNGLGTAMEEKSAVFVRGAEHVNDRLQALACAGAPIYDPLSHRVVGSVALAAPAAASHPTMLAIAKQAALDVRGALLNTVPPELQALLARFADGTARHPVLAVGRGGVLASTGALPLLSEERYVTLWDELQAHNWQDDVTSVMLAGQLSTARRISARGGERVYLVELPGDHAAPAGRAEQTGLSSLTAHLEALGRRTGIVGIHGPRDSGKTLLAQIWLRDRDRRDPILLEALALRGTGAIRSAAQALSSGMSVIIRGAEMLSGSDMLSLQQLISAADPIRSARLVFCVCDAVPGTAVGDLLGREVPRVDLPPLHDDPDRVVGLARRLAEEHSASLSPALVQALARWDWPGGVPELRGLISTLAAHHAAGSMLDADLLPAEMRTRARQLRGLAASEYRAIDTALREAGGNRSKAAEILGIGRTTLYRKLRMYGFDAQSTLTP; from the coding sequence ATGTCCATCGACACCTACTCGGCCGCGAGCGTGCGGCGGGCCCGTGAGCAGCTTCTCGAGGCCGGCGTCGGCGCCGACGGCTTGGCGCCGCGCACGCTGGACGTCCCACCCGAGATCGAGCGCAGCTGGCGCCGCTCGTTCACCGCACCCGGCGGGTACGATCCGACCGCGACACCCGCTTACCACCCCTTCTCCGGGCATGCGGGGCGCCTCCGGGACACCGCGCAGGTCGTGCTCGCGCGGTGGGCGGAATCGCTCACGGACATGCGCGTGGCGCTGCTGGTCAGCGACCGGTCTGGGCGTGTGATCGCTCGCAACGTCGGTGACCCCAGTCACGCACGCCGCCTCGATAAGGTCTCCGCCGCCGAAGGCTTCGACTTCTCGGAGTCAGCGCTGGGCACCAACGGACTTGGCACGGCGATGGAGGAGAAGTCGGCGGTGTTCGTGCGCGGAGCGGAGCACGTCAACGACCGGCTGCAGGCTCTGGCCTGCGCCGGTGCCCCGATCTACGACCCGCTCTCGCACCGCGTCGTCGGTTCCGTCGCCCTCGCCGCCCCGGCTGCCGCATCGCACCCGACCATGCTGGCTATCGCGAAACAGGCCGCCCTGGACGTGCGGGGTGCGCTGCTGAACACCGTCCCGCCGGAGTTGCAGGCGCTGCTGGCACGATTCGCGGACGGCACCGCCCGGCATCCTGTGCTGGCCGTCGGCCGAGGGGGTGTTCTCGCATCGACGGGTGCGCTGCCCCTGCTCTCGGAGGAACGATACGTGACGCTGTGGGACGAGCTGCAGGCGCACAACTGGCAGGACGATGTCACGTCCGTCATGCTCGCGGGCCAGCTGAGCACCGCCCGCCGCATCAGCGCCCGCGGCGGTGAACGCGTATACCTCGTCGAACTGCCAGGGGATCACGCAGCACCGGCCGGGCGCGCTGAGCAGACCGGGCTTTCCAGCCTTACCGCGCACCTGGAAGCGCTCGGACGACGCACCGGCATTGTCGGGATTCATGGCCCTCGTGACAGTGGCAAGACCCTTCTCGCCCAGATATGGCTGCGCGATCGCGACCGACGCGACCCGATCCTCCTCGAGGCCCTCGCGCTGCGTGGCACCGGGGCGATCCGGTCGGCGGCCCAGGCGCTGAGCAGCGGGATGTCGGTGATCATCCGCGGCGCCGAAATGCTGAGTGGCAGCGACATGTTGTCCTTGCAGCAGCTGATCTCTGCGGCAGATCCCATCCGTTCCGCCCGATTGGTGTTCTGCGTCTGCGACGCCGTTCCAGGGACCGCGGTCGGTGATCTGCTCGGCCGCGAGGTTCCCCGCGTCGATCTGCCCCCGCTACACGATGACCCAGACCGCGTGGTCGGCCTGGCGCGACGACTGGCCGAAGAGCACTCGGCGAGTCTGAGTCCAGCGCTCGTTCAAGCACTGGCCCGGTGGGACTGGCCCGGGGGTGTCCCGGAGTTGCGGGGGCTGATCTCGACGCTGGCGGCGCATCACGCTGCCGGTTCGATGCTCGACGCGGACCTTCTGCCCGCGGAGATGCGCACCCGTGCCCGCCAGCTGCGAGGACTTGCCGCATCCGAGTACCGCGCGATAGACACCGCCCTTCGGGAAGCCGGCGGCAACCGGTCCAAGGCCGCAGAGATCCTCGGGATCGGGCGCACCACGCTATACCGGAAGCTGCGGATGTACGGGTTCGACGCGCAGAGCACCTTGACGCCGTAA
- a CDS encoding hotdog domain-containing protein, whose protein sequence is MSDDITFRSRRWVRPEDLNAHGTLFGGSLLRWIDEEAAIYAIIQLGNPRAVTKYISEIDFVSSAQQGDLIEMGLRAIAFGRTSLTMRAEVRNMITRDRILAIEKIVFVGLDDHGHPVPHGYTDITYERDRLPHHRVPMHQAHQSTAD, encoded by the coding sequence ATGTCAGACGACATCACCTTCCGATCACGCCGATGGGTCCGCCCCGAGGACCTGAACGCACACGGCACTCTGTTCGGCGGCAGCCTGCTGCGCTGGATCGACGAAGAAGCGGCGATCTATGCCATCATCCAGCTCGGCAACCCGCGCGCGGTCACCAAGTACATCTCGGAGATCGACTTCGTCAGTTCCGCGCAGCAGGGCGACCTCATCGAGATGGGGTTGCGTGCCATCGCATTCGGTCGCACCTCGCTCACCATGCGCGCCGAGGTGCGGAACATGATCACCCGCGACCGCATCCTCGCGATCGAGAAGATCGTCTTCGTCGGCCTCGACGACCACGGTCACCCCGTCCCACACGGCTACACCGACATTACCTACGAACGAGACCGCCTTCCCCATCACCGCGTACCGATGCATCAAGCGCATCAATCTACCGCAGACTAG
- a CDS encoding NAD(P)/FAD-dependent oxidoreductase: MTSTHATDFDAIVVGAGFGGIYQLYTLREKLGLRVRGFEKGAGIGGTWYWNRYPGAMSDTESPFYRYSFDDEFLQEWDWQRKYIDQPDILRYLETVVDRYDLRKDFQLNTEVTSLVFDEATNTWTAGTSTGETFTARYVVTALGLLAATNIPDIPGIGSFEGRLVHTAEWPDDLSIEGKRVGVIGTGSTGTQFIVAAAPQVAQLTVFQRSAQYSVPSGNGPVGPGEVEDYKARFPEIWDQVRNSGVAFGFEESTVAAADVDEAERERVFQAAWDRGNGFYFMFGTFNDIAVDPEANEAAAAFIRRKIAETVKDPETARLLTPTQPYAKRPLCNHEYYEVYNRDNVKLVSIKENPIIEITPRGVKTADGVEHELDVLVLATGFDAVDGNYRRIDIRGRDGISVDEHWADAPASFLGIMTAGFPNMFMILGPNGPFTNLVPSIEAQVEFITTLVSEAEQADGLIEATQQGEDSWTETCTTIANYTLFPKTDSWIFGANIPGKKHAVMFYLGGLGAYRGILSEIQAKDFEGFAIGQPVAV, translated from the coding sequence ATGACATCCACACACGCCACGGACTTCGACGCGATCGTCGTCGGCGCCGGGTTCGGCGGCATCTACCAGCTGTACACGCTGCGCGAAAAGCTCGGCCTGCGGGTACGTGGCTTCGAGAAGGGCGCCGGCATCGGCGGCACGTGGTACTGGAACCGGTACCCGGGCGCGATGTCCGACACGGAAAGCCCCTTCTACCGTTACTCGTTCGACGACGAGTTCCTGCAGGAGTGGGACTGGCAGCGCAAGTACATCGACCAGCCCGACATCCTCCGCTACCTCGAGACCGTCGTCGACCGGTACGACCTGCGCAAGGACTTCCAGCTCAACACCGAGGTCACCTCCCTCGTCTTCGACGAGGCGACGAACACCTGGACAGCCGGCACGTCCACCGGCGAGACCTTCACCGCCCGCTACGTGGTGACGGCGCTGGGGCTGCTCGCAGCCACCAACATTCCCGACATCCCCGGCATCGGCTCCTTCGAGGGCCGCCTCGTGCACACTGCCGAATGGCCGGACGACCTGTCCATCGAGGGCAAGCGGGTCGGCGTGATCGGGACCGGCTCGACCGGAACCCAGTTCATCGTCGCCGCCGCGCCGCAGGTGGCCCAACTGACCGTGTTCCAGCGCTCCGCGCAGTACAGCGTCCCCTCCGGCAACGGACCAGTCGGCCCGGGTGAGGTGGAGGACTACAAGGCCCGCTTCCCGGAGATCTGGGACCAGGTGCGCAACTCCGGCGTCGCGTTCGGGTTCGAGGAATCCACTGTCGCGGCCGCCGATGTCGACGAAGCCGAGCGCGAGCGGGTGTTCCAGGCGGCCTGGGACCGCGGCAACGGCTTCTACTTCATGTTCGGCACGTTCAACGACATCGCCGTCGATCCCGAGGCGAACGAGGCGGCTGCGGCGTTCATCCGCCGCAAGATCGCCGAGACCGTCAAAGACCCCGAGACGGCGCGACTGCTCACCCCGACGCAGCCGTACGCGAAGCGTCCACTGTGCAACCACGAGTACTACGAGGTGTACAACCGTGACAACGTGAAGCTGGTCTCGATCAAGGAGAACCCGATCATCGAGATCACCCCGCGAGGCGTCAAGACCGCCGACGGGGTGGAACACGAATTGGACGTGCTGGTGCTGGCTACCGGGTTCGACGCGGTCGACGGCAACTACCGCCGCATCGACATCCGCGGCCGGGACGGGATCAGCGTCGACGAGCACTGGGCGGATGCGCCCGCCAGCTTCCTCGGCATCATGACCGCCGGGTTCCCCAACATGTTCATGATCCTCGGGCCCAACGGCCCCTTCACGAATCTGGTGCCCAGCATCGAGGCGCAGGTCGAGTTCATCACCACGCTCGTCTCCGAGGCCGAACAGGCCGACGGCCTGATCGAGGCGACGCAGCAGGGCGAGGACTCCTGGACCGAAACCTGCACCACGATCGCCAACTACACCCTGTTCCCCAAGACGGACTCCTGGATCTTCGGAGCCAACATCCCCGGCAAGAAGCACGCCGTCATGTTCTACCTCGGCGGGCTGGGCGCCTACCGTGGCATCCTGTCCGAGATCCAGGCGAAGGACTTCGAAGGGTTCGCCATCGGGCAGCCCGTCGCGGTCTGA
- a CDS encoding alpha/beta hydrolase — MPSSATPTAVIPSALRDLYLDWSGLMTSHELDMRLFRSIFDEWHQPTVEPEDVTYKEEVVGGVPGIWAFPAGADRSKVLLFTHGGGFAVGSAASHRKLAAHVAKAAGVTAFVLDYRRAPEHPHPAQVEDGVAAFEGLRERGIRPEDITTIGDSAGGNLAIAIPLALKERGLPQPGHVIAFSPWLDMENSGATLVTNDDTDALITVPLLEGMIAGVLGESTSPSAPLANPLYADFTGFPPLYLNAGSVESLVDNATRVAERASAAGVDVTVNIAEGQQHVYPFLAGRDSEVDAELKAIGEWLRR, encoded by the coding sequence ATGCCCTCGTCCGCCACCCCCACCGCTGTCATCCCGAGCGCGCTGCGTGACCTGTACCTGGACTGGTCCGGGCTCATGACCAGTCACGAGCTGGACATGCGCCTATTCCGCAGCATCTTCGACGAGTGGCACCAGCCGACTGTCGAACCGGAAGACGTCACGTATAAAGAGGAGGTCGTGGGCGGCGTGCCCGGCATCTGGGCGTTCCCGGCCGGCGCCGACCGGTCCAAGGTTCTCCTCTTCACTCACGGCGGCGGGTTCGCGGTCGGGTCCGCGGCCAGCCACCGCAAACTCGCTGCCCACGTCGCGAAGGCCGCGGGCGTCACGGCGTTCGTGCTGGACTACCGCCGCGCGCCGGAGCACCCGCACCCGGCCCAGGTCGAAGACGGGGTCGCCGCCTTCGAGGGTCTGCGGGAGCGGGGGATCCGCCCGGAGGACATTACCACCATCGGCGACTCCGCGGGCGGCAACCTCGCCATCGCCATCCCGCTGGCGCTGAAGGAGAGGGGCCTGCCGCAGCCGGGGCACGTCATCGCGTTCTCCCCGTGGCTGGACATGGAGAACAGCGGCGCGACGCTGGTCACCAACGACGACACCGACGCGCTGATCACCGTCCCGTTGCTGGAGGGCATGATCGCCGGCGTGCTGGGAGAGTCCACGAGTCCCTCGGCGCCGCTCGCGAATCCGCTGTATGCCGACTTCACGGGGTTCCCCCCGCTGTATCTCAACGCCGGTTCGGTCGAGTCCCTCGTCGACAACGCCACCCGCGTCGCGGAGCGGGCATCGGCAGCCGGTGTCGATGTCACCGTGAACATCGCCGAGGGGCAGCAGCACGTCTACCCGTTCCTGGCCGGACGTGACTCCGAGGTGGATGCGGAGCTGAAGGCCATCGGCGAGTGGCTCCGCCGCTGA
- a CDS encoding SDR family oxidoreductase: protein MTTSLENAAVVIIGGSSGIGLATAKIAHDAGAQVTIAGRSPDRLTAARDEIGGDIRTVALDIADEDAVRALFDSLESVDHVVNLAGTFAFGALLTTDIAALRSPVDTRFWGPVYVCKYAAPRMTTGSLTFCTGTGVDRPRPGGAVFSAAAGGSEVFSRAMALELAPIRVNVVRPGTIDTPLFARSNEDRERAIAERSARIPLRRIGRAEEIAHAIHFLMTNEYVTGVTLPVDGGASLT, encoded by the coding sequence GTGACGACATCGCTCGAGAACGCTGCAGTCGTGATCATCGGCGGTAGCTCGGGAATCGGGCTCGCCACCGCCAAGATCGCCCACGACGCCGGCGCGCAGGTCACCATCGCCGGGCGGAGTCCGGACCGCCTGACCGCTGCCCGGGACGAGATCGGCGGTGACATCCGCACCGTCGCCCTCGACATCGCCGATGAGGACGCGGTGCGCGCGCTGTTCGACTCGTTGGAGTCGGTGGATCACGTCGTCAACCTCGCGGGGACCTTCGCCTTCGGTGCTCTGCTCACCACGGACATCGCCGCGCTGCGCAGCCCCGTGGACACCCGGTTCTGGGGGCCGGTCTACGTGTGCAAATACGCCGCGCCGCGGATGACGACCGGATCGCTGACGTTCTGCACCGGCACCGGGGTCGATCGTCCGCGCCCCGGCGGAGCGGTCTTCAGCGCCGCCGCCGGCGGCTCCGAAGTGTTCAGCCGTGCCATGGCGCTCGAGCTCGCCCCCATCCGCGTCAATGTCGTGCGTCCAGGAACCATCGACACGCCCCTGTTCGCCAGATCCAACGAAGACCGGGAGCGGGCGATCGCCGAGCGATCGGCGAGGATTCCGCTGCGCCGCATCGGCCGAGCGGAAGAGATCGCTCACGCCATCCACTTCCTCATGACCAACGAATACGTCACCGGCGTGACCCTTCCCGTCGACGGCGGCGCCAGCCTCACCTGA
- a CDS encoding LLM class flavin-dependent oxidoreductase, whose protein sequence is MDYDHDLIFGSFITPAASALPQLEHAAREADRVGLDLVTLQDHPYNSGFLDTVTLIGHLAARTEHVRFAGNVLNLPLRPPAMLAKQIATIDRLSGGRVELGLGAGAFWDAIEAYGAPRLTPGQAVDALREAIPIIRALWGQHGTGSVRFDGTHYRVAGARPGPAPAHQVSIWVGAFKPRMLELVGGLADGWLLSLGRMTAPEIDDAHRRIDDAAQAAGRDPREVRRLANVVGQLQATPTRGLLHGPAEQWIDQLVTLALGFGFSGFVVAGDDTSQYDAIANDVIPAVREAVARERRARSA, encoded by the coding sequence ATGGACTACGACCACGACCTCATCTTCGGGTCTTTCATCACCCCGGCCGCCTCGGCGCTGCCCCAACTGGAGCACGCCGCTCGCGAGGCCGATCGGGTGGGCTTGGACCTCGTGACGCTCCAGGACCATCCGTACAACTCCGGATTCCTCGACACCGTCACTCTCATCGGGCATCTCGCAGCGCGAACGGAGCACGTCCGATTCGCCGGCAACGTGCTGAACCTTCCACTGCGTCCCCCCGCGATGCTCGCCAAGCAGATCGCGACGATCGACCGGCTCAGCGGCGGGAGGGTCGAGCTCGGCCTGGGCGCCGGTGCGTTCTGGGACGCGATCGAGGCGTACGGCGCACCCCGGCTCACCCCCGGTCAGGCCGTCGACGCCCTCCGCGAGGCGATCCCGATCATCCGGGCGCTCTGGGGCCAGCACGGGACGGGGAGCGTTCGCTTCGACGGCACGCACTATCGCGTCGCGGGTGCCCGGCCGGGCCCGGCCCCGGCGCACCAGGTCTCGATCTGGGTCGGCGCGTTCAAACCCCGCATGCTCGAGCTCGTCGGCGGCCTCGCCGACGGGTGGCTGCTCAGCCTCGGCAGGATGACCGCTCCCGAGATCGACGATGCCCATCGCCGCATCGATGACGCGGCGCAGGCCGCAGGCCGCGATCCACGAGAGGTGCGAAGGCTCGCCAACGTCGTCGGCCAGCTCCAGGCGACCCCGACACGCGGACTGCTGCACGGCCCGGCCGAGCAGTGGATCGATCAGCTCGTCACGCTCGCGCTCGGCTTCGGATTCTCGGGATTCGTCGTCGCCGGCGATGACACCAGCCAGTACGACGCCATCGCGAACGACGTGATCCCCGCAGTCCGTGAGGCCGTCGCCCGCGAACGGCGAGCACGGTCCGCGTAA